In Pelodictyon luteolum DSM 273, the genomic stretch TATCTTGCAGCCTACCTCAGGAGCCATCCCAATATCAACACATCCATGACCCTCATCATACGCCAGCTGCAGCCGACCGCCGGGGGCATTCCGATCGAGATTTACGTATTCTGCCGGGAAAAGGAGTGGGCGGTGTATGAAGGGGTGCAGGCCGACATCTTCGACCATGTGCTGGCAGTGCTTCCATGGTTTGAGCTGCGGGTCTTCCAGAATCCCGGCGGGTACGACATCGAGCGCGCGGGGAGCCGTCTTGCCGGGGCCCTCAGTCCGGAAAGTCGTGGGGAGGGGGCGGCTTCAGGCTCTCTTTGACTCCATGGCGTCCCGGTGTTCCCGGATGATCTGCAGGTGCAGCGGTATGCGCACTTCCGGCATCCGCTCAACGGGGTAGAATCCGGCTTCGAACACCTCGTGGTTGATCCGGATATCCTCATGCGAGGCTGTGACGGCGTAGGCGACGGCGAGCAGCGAGCCGTACATGGTGCTTTCGCGGTGGTAGACGCCGATGAGGCGTTCGACCCTTCCCTCAAGTGAGGTTTCCTCCTTCAGCTCCCGCAGGCACCCCTCTTCGGGGTGCTCTCCCGATTCCAGGAACCCGCCCGGCAGCGCCCATTCGTTGAAGGCCGGTTCGTGTGCCCTGCGTATGAGCAGGAGTTCCCCCTGCGCGTTCAGGGTGCAGGCTATCGCTACCGGAAGCGGGTTGCTGTAGTGTATCCATCCGCATTCCAGGCAGACCATGCGCTGGCGCCCTTCAAGGAATGACGGGGCGAGTTCTTTGCCGCAGATCGGGCAGTAAGCATAGGGCTTCATCGTATAAGTGTCAGTGGTTCGGCGGGGAAACTATTTACCCCGCATCCCGATTCTTCCAGTATAAATCATGCATTCTTAAACAGCAAGAGACAGTACATATGACATTGCTAGAACCAGGCACTCCGGCTCCCCCTCTGTATGGCAGGGACCAGGACGGCAGAGAAGTGAAGCTTGAGGAGTATCTCGGAAAGAAGGTACTCATTTATTTTTATCCCAAGGACGATACGCCCGGCTGTACGGCCGAAGCTTGTGCTTTTCGTGATAATTTGCCTAACTTTAACACAGTAGGGGTGGAGGTCATCGGGGTCAGTGTCGATCCCCAGGCCCGCCACCGGAAGTTTGTCGACAAGTACAGCCTGCCTTTCCGGCTCCTTGCCGACGAGGAGAAAAAGACGGTCGAGGCTTATGGGGTCTGGGGACAGAAGAAGTTCATGGGCAGGGAGTACATGGGTACCTCCAGGGTCTCGTATCTTGTCGACGAACAGGGACGAATCGAGAAAGTCTGGCCGAAGGTGAAGGCTGCGGATCATCCGCTGGAAGTGCTCGAGTGGCTGGAAACGAAACACTGAGGTATGTGAGGGATGGGTGTGTTCAATGAATATAAACGGCTTGCGGCCGGCAAACTGCTGATCGCTTCGGCAAATCTGCTGGAATCCAATTTCAAGCGGACGGTGCTCATGATGTGCGAGCATAACCCCCAGGGGTCGCTGGGCTTCATCCTCAACCGGCCGATGGAGTTCCAGGTGCGGGAGGCCGTTGCCGGTTTTGACGAAGTCGACGAGCCGCTGCACATGGGCGGACCGGTGCAGTCCAACACGGTGCACTTCCTGCACATGCGCGGCGACCTCATTGACGGTTCGGAGCAGATCCTTCCGGGGCTCTACTGGGGCGGTGACCGCGAGGAACTCGGCTATCTGCTCAATACCGGGGTTTTGAAGCCATCAGAAATCCGTTTCTTTCTCGGCTATGCCGGGTGGAGTGCCGGGCAGCTCGAGGCGGAGTTCGAAGAGGGGTCGTGGTACACGGCCGATGCGACACCTGCAATGGTATTCAGCGGTGAGTACGAGAGGATGTGGAGCCGCACGGTGCGCTCGAAAGGAGGGGAGTACCAGTTGATTGCCAACTCGCCTGAATTGCCGGGACTGAACTGAGCCCGGCGTGCCTTCTCTGTGTGTGGGGGGGCTACCCTCCGAAGATGACGAGCAGCACGATGGCTGCCAGCCATGAAATGACTCCCCACAGGAGGACTTTCTTTCCGTCGAGCTTTTTCAGCATGGGGAACGCTTGCCTGGTTATTGCTGTTGTTAGTGTTGACTGAAAAGTATATATACCATTGCCGAAAGGCAAGATGTTCTTTGATTTTACTGGGGATGACAGGCTTTCGACAGGGCAGGTGTAAGATAGAGTTGCACTCCGAGTTTCAGCATGGATGGACTCGTTAAAGAAGTCTATGCAAACAATACATGCAGACGATTATTCGTATGCAATGGCTGCCTGATTAGCAAAAGTTAATTAATCAGCCATCGTCCTGCGGCCGAGGCGCTTACTCTGAAACCGCAGGATGGCATAATCGCGCTTGAGCTTCAGCTCGCGCAAGTAAGCCCCGTCTGTTTTCGCCCGAAGGGGCAGGCGGGTATCAATTCGGGCTAGCGGAACGGCCTTTGCCGGTGCAGTTCCGGCCCGCGAAACTCCGAGCACCGGAGATGAGTGTGGTGGCTTTATCGAGCAATGTTCTGGACCCGGGTTCGACTCCCGGCATCTCCACCCGTTACATGTCCCTGGTTTTACCGACAAACCCCCAAGACGCCTTATTCTATAAGCGTCTTGGGGGTTTTCTCGTTCCTGCTCTTCCCTCCGTGTGCCACCTTTTCTGTTGGTGTTCCAATCTTTTTGGGTACCAATGCCTAAGATAGGGCTTGCTGAATAATAGTTAAATCATTTTATGGTAATGAATTAAACGGTATTTTTCGTATCTTGAGTGCAAGGAAAAACCTGAAAAAGCCTCAAAAACCCTGCACCTCGATACCGCCGATTCATGTACCAGCCGAAGTTTCAGCAGCTCACGTTCGAAAATTTCCATCTGCCGTTTGGCGGTAAACTCGATCCGGAAAACCGGTGGGTGAAGCTCGCTGACGTAATTCCCTGGCACGTCGCCGAGACGATGTATGCCAAAAACTTCCTGTCGAAACGAGGCGCTCCTGCACTCACGGTCCGCATGGCGCTGGGGTCCTTGATCATCAAGGAGAAACTCGGCCTTTCGGATATCGAAACGGTCGAACAGATCAAGGAGAACCCGTATCTCCAGTTCTTTCATCGGTCTTGAAACGTACCAGCAAGCTGCGCCCTTCGATTCCTCGATGCTGACCCATTTCCGGAAACGGCTGAAGCATACCGATCTCGGTGCGCTGCAGGAGGAGCTCCTGCAGCGACACCTGGCTGAAGAGCGAAAGAGGGCGGAGGACAGGGGAGAGAACAACGATGGTGACGAAGACGGAAACGATGGCCCTGCCAACAAAGGCAAGCTCATCGTCGATGCCACCTGTGCACCGGCAGACATAGCCTATCCGACGGATATCGGGCTCTTGAACGACGCCCGGGAGAAGACCGAGCGGATCATCGATAAGCTGTGCGAGATGCACCCGGAAGGGGTCGCGAAACCAAGGATGTCCCGCCGGACGGCAAGGAAGGACTTCCTTGCTGTCGGCATGAAGAAGAGCCTGTCGAGAAAGGCGCTCCGCAAAGGCCTACGCAAGCAGCTGAGTTATCTCAGGAGGAACCTGCAGTACATCGGCGGCCTGTCCGCCTCGGTTCCGCTGACGGTCCTCTCGAAGCACCTGTATCGCGACCTGCTGGTGATCGACGAACTGTACCGGCAGCAGCTGGAAATGTACAAGACCGAGAAGAAGAGCATCAGCGACCGGATCGTCAGCATCAGCCAGCCGCATGTCAGACCGATCGTACGGGGCAAGGCCGCAGCCAAAACGGAGTTCGGGATGAAACTCTCCATCAGCGTCGTCGATGGCATCAGCATGCCGGAGAGGATGAGCTGGAACGCCTACAACGAAGGGTGCGACCTGGTAAGGGATATCGAGCGGTACCGCGAGCGATACGGTCACTATCCCGAATCGGTCCATGCCGACAAGATCTACCGGACGCTGGCCAACAGGATGTGGTGCAAAGAACGAGGAATCAGGCTGAGCGGCGTGCCGCTCGGGCGGCCGCCGAAGGACGTTGAGAAGGACCGGGCCCGCCGTCGGCAGATCAGGGAAGACGAAGGAGTCCGGAACGCAGTCGAAGGTAAATTCGGCCAAGCGAAGCGTCGGTACGGACTGGCCCGGGTGATGGCAAGGTTGGCTGAAAGCAGTCTCTGCGTGGTCTCGATCACGTTCCTCGTGATGAATCTGGATCGGCTGCTCGCCGCTCCTTTTTTGCGCCTGTTCGAATGGCTCCTTTTGGAGCTTGACGTAATCAGAAATTTGTTCAAGTGGTCATCTTCCCGAGCGGCGATTGAGTGCCGCTCGGCGATGACTTGAATTCTTCAGCAAACCCAAATTAGACGGTATTGATCACACCCTTGCTGGTCCCGGCAGGCAGGTCCGGCACGACAAAGGCGGTGTCGAAGTGCTGTTCCAGCAGTTGGGCAGCCTACCTATTCATCGCCGCCCTCCGGTTTCTGAATGGCCTCGATCTGTTTCAGCATCCGGTCGAAGTCGCTCTCAAACAGCCGGTCCTGGACGATGCGGTATTTCTCGAACTCGCTTTCAGAATGGGCCCTGGCGATCTCGGCCGTGACCTTGCCTGCATCCTGCAAAATTTTACGATCGGTGGCTTCAATAAACTTGTCCAGACGGATTTCCCAGTCCTGCATGGTCATGGGTATCCTGCGCAGGGCCATGTCCTCGGCCACATCCAGATAGGCGTTGACCAGCCGGGACAGTTGCGTCATCTCATCTTCGGTCAGGTAGTTCTTGGCCACGCTGACATCGAACTTCTGGCTTTTCCCTTTCGGGGCATCCGTCCAGGTGGTCAGCCCCATGTGCTGCTTCTCGGCGTCGGCGCGGTTGACGATGACCTCCGCCGCCGTCTGGCCGTGGATGGCCCAATGGAGTTTGTTCTGCACGGTGGCGAAGAAGCGCTTGGTGGCCTGGGCGGTGACGTCGTAGTCGATGGCGGTGGCGTAGATGTCAGTGATCTTCTGATAGAACTTGCGCTCGGAGAGACGAATCTCGCGGACGCGCTGCAACTGCTCTTCAAAATATTGTTTCGTCAGGATGGAGCCTCCGGCCTTGATGCGCTCGTCGTCCATCACGTAGGCCTTAATGGTGTACTCGTCGATGATGGTCGTAGCCCACTTGCGGAACTGCACGGCGCGCTCGGAGTTGACCTTGTAGCCCACGGCGATGATGGCGGGAAGCTTGTAGTGCAGGGTGTTGTAGTTTTTGCCGTCTGCGGCAGTTATTCGAAAATTTCGAATAACTGAATCCTCCTGCAACTCACTGTCTGAAAACACCTTTTTCAGGTGGTAGTTGATAGTGTGGGTCTCAACATCGTAAAGCACACCCATCATTTTCTGGGTCAGCCAGATGCTTTCGTCGGCATACACCGCTTCGACACCACCGCTGCCGCTGGCCGCGACAAAGGTCAGGTATTCCGCCGCCGAAGAGCGAACGATAGATACTTCCTTGCCGGTCTTTTTCTTCCTGCTCAAGCCTTCCCCCCCAGGCAGGCCATCAACTCGGCCTTCAAGGCTGCCTGTGCCGCTTCGAGCTGGTGGACGACCTGCTGGTACTCAACCATCGGCCCTTCAGGGTCGCGGTGGTTGGAGCTGTAGCATTTCCTTTTGGTCATTTAATTGTTTCTTTTTTGAGCAAGTTACCAACTTAAACAGCTGTCTAAAAATCGGGGGCCACTATAGTTTCCAACTATGTCGATGGCAAGGATCCCCGTGAAGTGATTGATATTGCAAAGCTCAATGCTGAGCTGAAAACCACCGTCGCCAGGATTAACCAGCTGCGCTCGGACATTGATACCATTGTTTCAGAGATTGAAGGAGGTGACGAAAATGATTCGTCGCGTCTTTAATCTAACGGAATCCAGTTACATGAATCCCGTCGAATTCAACGGGATTGGAAAACAGGTCGGAGGGCGGTAAAACATGAGCAAAAAAGAGGCGATACAAGTTTTTGAAGACCGCAAGGTTCGTACCTTGTGGGATGATGATACGGAAGAATGGTATTTTCCCATTGTTGATGTGGTGGCCGTATTAACCGACAGCGTGAACCCGACTGCATATTGGCGTAAACTCAAAGAACGTCTGAAAAAAGAGGGAAATCAAACCGTGACAGATTGTCACGGTTTCAAAATGCAGGCGGCTGACGGCAAAATGCGAAAAACCGATTGTGCCGATACCGAGCAGCTTTTCCGCCTGATCCAATCCATTCCGTCACCCAAAGCGGAGCCGTTCAAGCTGTGGATGGCACAGGTCGCCAGCCAACGTATCGACCAGATTCAGGACCCGGAACTCTCGATTGAACAGGCAATGAAAGACTACAAACGCCTGGGCTATTCGGACAACTGGATCAACCAGCGTTTGAAATCCATTGAAATCCGCAAGGAACTCACGGACGAATGGAAAAAGCACGGTCTGGAGGAAGGGGTACAGTTCGCTGCACTCACTCCAGGTCTGATTCGCTCGAACGGCCTCTACTTTTTCTACTCGGTGTTGCCCACTGCGATTTCTGCTCGGGCGCTTCGTTCTCAAGTTCAGGCTCTGTTCGCGATAAATCCGACGCAGTCGCTTGTGATTGTCGGTAAAGCCTTCTCGTCTGAGTGTGAGCACAATCCGCTCAAACCCAAACCTTATGCGGGTGTATGCGATTTCCCGCATACGCATCACAAGCAATGCTTCGTCCCGCTTGTGTGGCTTGTAATACAGCGCTGAGCGATGCATCGGCAATGCCGCGCAAGCTTTCTTGATCGACACCTGGTATGCCACCGTCATGTATTTGACCAGCTCTTTCTTGACGGCGGGCTTTACAGCTTTTTTTTTATGACGTCCTGAAGCATCTGCCGATCGAGGCTCAAGTCGGTAACAAGTTTCTTCAGGTGGGCGTTTTCCTGTTCCAGCAAGCGAAGGCGGCGCAGTTCGGTAACGCCCATGCCTCCGAACTTGGCTTTCCAGTTGTAAAACGTTGGCTCCGAGACTCCCAGTTGCCGGCAGACCTCTTTCACCTTTACTCCTGCTTCGGCTTGCCTGAGGGCGAAGGTGATCTGCTCTTCACTGAATCGTGACTTTTTCATGGCAATGGCTCCTGTTTGATTCAAGATACTCATTGCCGGAATTCTCTACTTTACAAGTGCCTGGTTTTCGGGGAAGGGGTCACCCCGGAGTGTATAGTCCCGTAAAACCCCCGTGGCCCACTGCCGGAAGGCCGTAGCGCGATTGGAGTTCACCCGGTAGCCAACCGCGATGATTGCATCCAGATTGTAGTGCAGGATATTGCGCTGAACCTGGCGTTTTCCTTCGGTTTGAACTGCTAAGAAATCCTTAGCAGTTGCATCCTCGGTCAGTTCGTGTTCGGTGTAAATGTTCTTCAGGTGCATCAACACGTTTTCCGGTGTCGTCTCAAAAAGAAGCCCCATGTTTTTCTGCGACAGCCAGATTGTGCCGTCCTGCACCCGCACCTCAACGCCGTCGCCGCCGGTCTGATAAGCAAAGGTCAAAAACTCCGCAGTGCTGTTACGAATACGCACGCTGTTCGGTGATTTCTTTTTCGGCATGGGCAGTCCCTCTCTATGGCTTCAATTTCAGAATTTGCTCGATGGGCTTACTCATCTAAAAGGCTCCCTTGGATTTCCATCGGGCGAATCATGCTATTGATGAACTTGATTTCATCTTCCATGATGCCGTATTTCTCGTAGAGCATTTCATCGGTCCATGGATTAAAAAAATCCTGCATAGGCACAAACGTGTACGGTTCACGGGTCGTCGACTGAGATTTGCGCTTGATGAAATCCGCTTTGACCATATCACAGATAATTCCTGGTCGGGAATGCTCCGTTACAACCTGAAAGGCCTGAGGGCGTTGATGGGCAGCGCCATAGAACTCACCAGCAGAAAGGAGCCCAGTATAATAGGGCTCTTTCAGATACTGCATCAAAGCAGGAATAAACCGGCTCGCCGGCAGGCATCCCATCTGTCGATATTCAGGGGAAACAATCACATAAAAGCCACGTACGGGCATGGCGAGCTCGCCTTTATGAAACACGCAGCTGAGATCGGAGTAAAGTACAGGCGGCAAGCATACTATAATCCACTGCATTCAGACTGGTTATTGCAACATAGGGTCACGGGGAGCGCCGCCACCCCGTAGGCGGCAGCCGCGGCAACGGCGAAGTGGCCGTTCGGACCGGAGATCGCCCTGGTGGCGATCGTGCTCGATATCGGAGGGATGTGAAGCGCGCCGAAGAGAGCATCCTCCGATCGGGTATACTGCAGCAGCGGCGCACACGCCATTAAGGACATCACCATCACCATTGGCGAAAGTATTTGCTATACTGCAAAAACAAGCCACAGGAGAGACGATGCGCCTGAGAATCATGTCCGACATCCACAACGAGTTCCACCGCGAGAGTTACGGAGAGGACTACCGGGTGCCGGAGCTTCCCGAAGACGGAGAGTCCGTACTCATCCTTGCCGGCGACATCGGCCAGCTCAACAGGACGCAGACGTGGCTCGGATTCGTCGGGGAGTGCGCCGCGCGGTTCAGGAGCGTGTTCCTCGTCGAAGGCAACCACGAGTGGTACCACGGCAACATCGAGAAGCACTCCTGCCGGAACGCTGCCCGTGAACACAGGCTCGAGAACGTCCATACCGACAGGCTGATCATCGAGGAGGAGAAGATCGCCATCGTCGGCACGACCCTCTGGACCGACTATTTCGGCGCCAACCCGATCGCCATGTTCGACGTCGGCCAGGGGCTGAACGACTATCGCCTGATCAGGGTGGGAGCCGACTACCGTCGGCTGAGGCCGGAATACCTGCTCTCCCTGCACTACCGCCAGAAACAGCAGCTGTTCGAGGATGTCGACGCGTACGCGAAGCTCGGCTACACGGTGGCGGTGGTGACCCACCACCACCCCTCGCTGCAGGGAATAGCGCCCATGTACAGGAACGATCCGCTCAATGCGGCCTATGTCTCCGATCTCGAAAAGGAGATACTGGAGCGCAGGATCTCCTGCTGGATCTGCGGCCACTGCCATACCGCCATGGAGTACCGCGTCGGCCAGACCAGGGTGGTCTGCAACCCGAAAGGCTATCCCCATGAATCGGGCAACGGGTTCGACCCCCTTAAAACGCTCTGTCTGCCGTAAGCCCGAACCGAAACAAAAAAAACACGGCGGCGTGCGCTGAAACCCATCGGCATGGGCCGGCATGGATTTGCCCCTGGAAGCGCTCAGGTCATGGGCCTGATCATGGGCCGCACCCGATTCAATCGGGCCATAGAGAGTCATCTGGATTAAACCGCCGGCAAGAGCTGCCAACCAAGACTGTGTTCCCCTTTTCGACAGGGCGTCCCGGGCCTTCGGCGACACGATCAATGCTCATGCATGATGGAATGATATATCATGCATTACAATCACTTCCAGCACATAATGACTGATTATTCAAATACTGAATAGGGCTTTGCTGTAATGAGAGAGGAGAGGTATGGTTGCCAGCCCTGTTTCAAGGCTGGCGGCCATTCAATGAATGAGGAGGTCAAGTTTCTTGCCAAGCGCTTCGGCGTAGTTGACGAGGGTGGAGAGCTTGACGTCTTCGGCATGGTTCTCTATGCGGGATATTGCCGACTTGTGGGTTTTCAGCCTCTCTGCCACCTCGACCTGTGACATGCCGGTATTGAGTCGGGCCTGTTTGAGCATGACGCCGATGCGGAAATTCCGGTACCCCTCGTCATAGCCTTCGGCGAAGCCGGGGCGGGTGGCTTTTTGTTCATCGATGAACGCCTGCAGTTCATCCCTTTTCCTGTCGCTTCTCATAATCTTTTTTTCTCTGTTCGGCCAGCGCGATCTCCTGCGCCGGTGTCTTTTGTGATTTCTTGGAAAAACCGTTGGTCAGGACGACGAGGTTGCCTTCGTGCATGAATCCTAACAGCCTGACCGCATTGCCTCCATGCGAGGAGCGCACCTCCCAGATGCCTTCTGTGCTCTGCAGTTTCTTGAAGTACTCCTTCGGAACAATCTGAAAATCCCTGATAAGTGTCAGCACCCAGGCAACCTTCTGTCTATCCTTGTCCGGGAGGCTGGTCAGGTAATCCTTTACCGGGCACTGACCCGATGGCGTTGTATAAAAATGATTGAGCGCATGGCCAAAGTTAACATCTATATCAACTCTCTGCAAGAAAGAAAGGTTTCATCCCGATGGTGGTATGGGCGTTGGGTTTCGTTGGCCCGCCTTCTCAGCCAAACGGTTTGGTCATGAAGTGCGCCCTTCCGTTTTCCTCCTGCAATCGGGATGGCCTCAAGCTTATGCAGAGTGTCCACTTTCCCGGATTCTTGATTGGTTCGACTGCATTGCATTGCACCAACGCACGTGCAGGCTGCCATAGGCGGCTGCCCTGGTCTACTGAATCAGTCGCCAGGGATACGACGTTTCTGGAATATCCGGGAGTGATGTCCTGACCTCGTGCAGCGCATTATCCTGCTTTTGTACTGAAGAGCCGATCCCGTCCGCCGTTCAATACCATGCAACGTCCTGCCAGCTGAAAGATAATGCCTGGACAATGCTCAATCCGGGATGAAAACTTTTACAGCCGAAGAGCGTGATCGTATCCTGTACGTAACAGGTGCGGACCCGCATACCGGGTGGATAGGGAATGGTCAGTCAAGCTGGCCACCCCCTGTCCATGTTCTGTTTGCTGGAAGTCAGAACGTATGGCGGAACCCGGCCAGGATATTGTGGCTCCCGATATTCAGCTCAATGCCCGGCTGTATCTCGATGTCGGTTGTGGCGAAATACCGGTACCCGATATCGATGGTGACATTGTCGCTGACGGGGATGCCGATTCCGGCACCGAGCTGGTAGGCGAATGCCGAGTTGTTTTTGTCCAGTTCATAACCGGGCTCGGAATAGTTGACGCCCACGTTGGCATATCCAATGCCGAGCGTCACATATGGCAGCACGTTTTCCATAATCGGGTAACAGCGGCGCATTACTGCGCCACCGTCCCCTAAGAACCGTGCGTGCGACTTTCACCGCACACGGCTCAAGCCTCGAATAAGGCGCCGTAAGGCACCCGGCAACTCAATGGTGTCGCTTTCCACATCTGTGTTCTACGGGCGCTGAAGTACTCCCTCCACACTGGATCGTGCGGGTTTGCCTTCGTTCTGATTTTGACGTGTCGCTGGATTGGCATGCTGGCTTCCAGAAAGAGCCGTCGTTCTTTCTTTCGGTCCGCCTCTTCGGCGACGAACACCCATTTCCTGCCTCCTCTGGCATGAAAGTATTTGTCCATGATCCATCGAAGGCCTTTATTTGGGTGTCGTCGTTTCGCCCATTTCCAGAGCATTGACCAGACCTCGTGGTCGTTGCGAGCGAAGACGTCTTTGGCGACACTGTGCCGGTGGTAGTTCGCCCATCCCCGCAGGACGGGGTTGAGGAGA encodes the following:
- a CDS encoding NUDIX hydrolase; the encoded protein is MKPYAYCPICGKELAPSFLEGRQRMVCLECGWIHYSNPLPVAIACTLNAQGELLLIRRAHEPAFNEWALPGGFLESGEHPEEGCLRELKEETSLEGRVERLIGVYHRESTMYGSLLAVAYAVTASHEDIRINHEVFEAGFYPVERMPEVRIPLHLQIIREHRDAMESKRA
- the bcp gene encoding thioredoxin-dependent thiol peroxidase, whose product is MTLLEPGTPAPPLYGRDQDGREVKLEEYLGKKVLIYFYPKDDTPGCTAEACAFRDNLPNFNTVGVEVIGVSVDPQARHRKFVDKYSLPFRLLADEEKKTVEAYGVWGQKKFMGREYMGTSRVSYLVDEQGRIEKVWPKVKAADHPLEVLEWLETKH
- a CDS encoding YqgE/AlgH family protein encodes the protein MGVFNEYKRLAAGKLLIASANLLESNFKRTVLMMCEHNPQGSLGFILNRPMEFQVREAVAGFDEVDEPLHMGGPVQSNTVHFLHMRGDLIDGSEQILPGLYWGGDREELGYLLNTGVLKPSEIRFFLGYAGWSAGQLEAEFEEGSWYTADATPAMVFSGEYERMWSRTVRSKGGEYQLIANSPELPGLN
- a CDS encoding IS5 family transposase (programmed frameshift), which translates into the protein MYQPKFQQLTFENFHLPFGGKLDPENRWVKLADVIPWHVAETMYAKNFLSKRGAPALTVRMALGSLIIKEKLGLSDIETVEQIKENPYLQFFIGLETYQQAAPFDSSMLTHFRKRLKHTDLGALQEELLQRHLAEERKRAEDRGENNDGDEDGNDGPANKGKLIVDATCAPADIAYPTDIGLLNDAREKTERIIDKLCEMHPEGVAKPRMSRRTARKDFLAVGMKKSLSRKALRKGLRKQLSYLRRNLQYIGGLSASVPLTVLSKHLYRDLLVIDELYRQQLEMYKTEKKSISDRIVSISQPHVRPIVRGKAAAKTEFGMKLSISVVDGISMPERMSWNAYNEGCDLVRDIERYRERYGHYPESVHADKIYRTLANRMWCKERGIRLSGVPLGRPPKDVEKDRARRRQIREDEGVRNAVEGKFGQAKRRYGLARVMARLAESSLCVVSITFLVMNLDRLLAAPFLRLFEWLLLELDVIRNLFKWSSSRAAIECRSAMT
- a CDS encoding virulence RhuM family protein yields the protein MSRKKKTGKEVSIVRSSAAEYLTFVAASGSGGVEAVYADESIWLTQKMMGVLYDVETHTINYHLKKVFSDSELQEDSVIRNFRITAADGKNYNTLHYKLPAIIAVGYKVNSERAVQFRKWATTIIDEYTIKAYVMDDERIKAGGSILTKQYFEEQLQRVREIRLSERKFYQKITDIYATAIDYDVTAQATKRFFATVQNKLHWAIHGQTAAEVIVNRADAEKQHMGLTTWTDAPKGKSQKFDVSVAKNYLTEDEMTQLSRLVNAYLDVAEDMALRRIPMTMQDWEIRLDKFIEATDRKILQDAGKVTAEIARAHSESEFEKYRIVQDRLFESDFDRMLKQIEAIQKPEGGDE
- a CDS encoding BRO-N domain-containing protein → MSKKEAIQVFEDRKVRTLWDDDTEEWYFPIVDVVAVLTDSVNPTAYWRKLKERLKKEGNQTVTDCHGFKMQAADGKMRKTDCADTEQLFRLIQSIPSPKAEPFKLWMAQVASQRIDQIQDPELSIEQAMKDYKRLGYSDNWINQRLKSIEIRKELTDEWKKHGLEEGVQFAALTPGLIRSNGLYFFYSVLPTAISARALRSQVQALFAINPTQSLVIVGKAFSSECEHNPLKPKPYAGVCDFPHTHHKQCFVPLVWLVIQR
- a CDS encoding transposase, whose translation is MKKSRFSEEQITFALRQAEAGVKVKEVCRQLGVSEPTFYNWKAKFGGMGVTELRRLRLLEQENAHLKKLVTDLSLDRQMLQDVIKKKL
- a CDS encoding virulence RhuM family protein, with the protein product MPKKKSPNSVRIRNSTAEFLTFAYQTGGDGVEVRVQDGTIWLSQKNMGLLFETTPENVLMHLKNIYTEHELTEDATAKDFLAVQTEGKRQVQRNILHYNLDAIIAVGYRVNSNRATAFRQWATGVLRDYTLRGDPFPENQALVK
- a CDS encoding type IV toxin-antitoxin system AbiEi family antitoxin, with the translated sequence MQWIIVCLPPVLYSDLSCVFHKGELAMPVRGFYVIVSPEYRQMGCLPASRFIPALMQYLKEPYYTGLLSAGEFYGAAHQRPQAFQVVTEHSRPGIICDMVKADFIKRKSQSTTREPYTFVPMQDFFNPWTDEMLYEKYGIMEDEIKFINSMIRPMEIQGSLLDE
- a CDS encoding metallophosphoesterase — encoded protein: MRLRIMSDIHNEFHRESYGEDYRVPELPEDGESVLILAGDIGQLNRTQTWLGFVGECAARFRSVFLVEGNHEWYHGNIEKHSCRNAAREHRLENVHTDRLIIEEEKIAIVGTTLWTDYFGANPIAMFDVGQGLNDYRLIRVGADYRRLRPEYLLSLHYRQKQQLFEDVDAYAKLGYTVAVVTHHHPSLQGIAPMYRNDPLNAAYVSDLEKEILERRISCWICGHCHTAMEYRVGQTRVVCNPKGYPHESGNGFDPLKTLCLP
- a CDS encoding helix-turn-helix domain-containing protein: MRSDRKRDELQAFIDEQKATRPGFAEGYDEGYRNFRIGVMLKQARLNTGMSQVEVAERLKTHKSAISRIENHAEDVKLSTLVNYAEALGKKLDLLIH
- a CDS encoding type II toxin-antitoxin system RelE/ParE family toxin, whose product is MQRVDIDVNFGHALNHFYTTPSGQCPVKDYLTSLPDKDRQKVAWVLTLIRDFQIVPKEYFKKLQSTEGIWEVRSSHGGNAVRLLGFMHEGNLVVLTNGFSKKSQKTPAQEIALAEQRKKDYEKRQEKG
- a CDS encoding outer membrane protein, with translation MENVLPYVTLGIGYANVGVNYSEPGYELDKNNSAFAYQLGAGIGIPVSDNVTIDIGYRYFATTDIEIQPGIELNIGSHNILAGFRHTF